In Thermococcus thioreducens, a genomic segment contains:
- a CDS encoding PDDEXK family nuclease, which yields MGWRRFLALALVFLFLGMTVSGASATASFVNSTTNSTVKVPHELGPGKPGDEVQPQAVPGIVLVIGAILVDNALSLAIEHYVSPEAAMAYDALSAILAPDPTDIVRGGKWGIKILAKDGDEISRFSMGIVKDYLGHKIMVREFTKVSRENARWVVNELGKQYLEEIGEKYVKRRGMDFDEVVGSLRRIRKWLTNKNAFKEVIRRDWDVKKLEEVLNDASNVKHGGSKLIKRVNADLRDDKTLGPLYEAEVVSYLKKNRWTIKEVEKDVITSIGKTEIDIIVKKRGREVYIECKRSFSQIKKNQLLIQAEYAKKNGVDKIYVYYSRGTSNPRGYYDVMSAIREAKSKFGVDIELVQKISEFN from the coding sequence ATGGGCTGGAGGAGGTTTCTTGCTCTGGCTTTGGTGTTTCTCTTCCTTGGAATGACGGTCAGTGGAGCCAGCGCGACTGCCAGCTTCGTAAACTCGACTACTAACAGCACCGTGAAGGTTCCGCATGAGCTCGGTCCGGGGAAGCCTGGGGATGAGGTCCAGCCCCAGGCTGTTCCGGGAATTGTTCTGGTGATAGGTGCAATCCTCGTGGACAATGCGTTAAGTCTTGCCATCGAACATTACGTCTCTCCTGAGGCGGCAATGGCGTATGATGCACTATCTGCAATCCTTGCTCCAGATCCAACAGACATCGTTCGCGGTGGAAAATGGGGAATCAAGATACTCGCGAAGGACGGGGATGAAATATCCAGGTTTTCAATGGGCATCGTAAAGGACTACCTGGGACATAAAATAATGGTTAGGGAATTCACGAAAGTCAGCAGAGAAAACGCCAGGTGGGTGGTAAACGAACTGGGCAAGCAGTACCTCGAGGAGATAGGCGAGAAATATGTAAAAAGGCGTGGCATGGACTTTGATGAGGTTGTTGGTAGCCTCAGAAGGATCAGGAAATGGTTAACTAACAAGAATGCATTTAAGGAGGTTATTCGCCGAGACTGGGACGTTAAGAAGCTTGAAGAAGTACTCAACGACGCAAGCAACGTTAAGCACGGAGGAAGCAAGCTAATTAAGAGAGTCAATGCGGATCTTAGGGATGACAAGACACTGGGCCCACTCTACGAGGCGGAAGTGGTTAGCTACCTCAAGAAAAATCGGTGGACAATCAAGGAAGTTGAGAAAGACGTGATAACCTCAATCGGAAAAACTGAAATTGACATAATTGTTAAGAAAAGAGGAAGGGAGGTTTACATAGAGTGCAAAAGGAGCTTCAGTCAAATCAAGAAGAATCAACTATTAATTCAAGCCGAATACGCCAAGAAAAATGGCGTTGATAAAATCTACGTGTACTACTCAAGGGGTACATCAAATCCCAGGGGGTATTATGATGTCATGTCAGCCATACGAGAGGCGAAGTCTAAGTTTGGGGTTGATATTGAGTTAGTCCAGAAGATTTCGGAATTTAATTAA
- a CDS encoding DUF1858 domain-containing protein yields the protein MMLDVRGLQPPQPAVMIMEALGKLPVGETLEVIGDKPFVDMLGRLEEAGYRVELKEVGGAFVLRIMKTEDSRELRMEIRECDDKLDEITEETNVGKLLKAYPESLKILVKYGFSPLENPEMRKTLARTITLKQAKELIGMGDEKFREMMEELKELEEDR from the coding sequence ATGATGCTCGACGTTCGTGGATTACAGCCTCCCCAGCCGGCGGTCATGATTATGGAGGCCCTTGGAAAGCTCCCGGTGGGGGAGACTCTTGAAGTTATAGGAGACAAGCCCTTCGTTGACATGCTGGGGAGACTTGAGGAGGCAGGTTATCGGGTTGAACTGAAAGAAGTTGGCGGGGCATTCGTGCTCAGGATTATGAAGACCGAGGACTCCAGGGAGCTTAGGATGGAAATCAGGGAGTGCGACGATAAGCTGGACGAGATAACGGAGGAAACCAACGTGGGCAAACTCCTGAAGGCCTATCCCGAATCTCTGAAGATACTTGTGAAGTACGGATTCTCCCCCCTTGAGAACCCCGAGATGAGGAAGACGCTCGCGAGGACGATTACGTTGAAGCAGGCGAAGGAGCTCATTGGGATGGGGGACGAGAAGTTCAGGGAGATGATGGAGGAGCTGAAAGAGCTGGAAGAGGACAGATAG
- a CDS encoding DUF438 domain-containing protein, producing the protein MTELLNNREYKKEQLKKLLLRIHEGEDVNKLKEEFRQVLSGISPLEIPIIEQELVKEGISAKDIAKMCDLHVELFREAVAGTEEVEEKDLPDGHPLKTLYLENKEIMKDAEMLNLYARTLATTKDERMKAEILGVLEEIVGNLRKVGFTHYNREEMLTFPYIERRGLTAIATVLWTKHDEIRFMVKRIAELLGKKDEMPWEEFVERFKEKASEVSFALSDMVFRENNIYYPTLKALLSEGEWKAIRMQEDEIGYYKVNPPAWNPGEDVKPLHPWEINPELSVEELLNLPKEVQQALKGRPLEFDKSQLKREGDIDLGTGFVSIEELKAIFEALPVDVTFIDKDDRVRFFSPGERIFTRTPSVLGRPVQLCHPPKSVHIVNKILRAFKEGRKSEATFWLRLGPKYVYIKYVPLFDRDGNYIGTLEMTMDIEPYRKIKGEKRLLDWRD; encoded by the coding sequence ATGACTGAGTTGCTGAACAATCGCGAATACAAGAAGGAGCAGCTGAAGAAGCTTCTCCTCAGGATTCACGAAGGGGAAGATGTCAATAAACTCAAGGAAGAGTTCCGCCAGGTCTTGAGCGGCATTTCACCCCTCGAGATTCCCATCATAGAGCAGGAGCTCGTGAAGGAGGGAATCTCGGCAAAAGACATAGCGAAGATGTGTGATTTACACGTTGAACTCTTCAGAGAAGCGGTTGCCGGGACGGAAGAGGTTGAGGAGAAAGACCTTCCGGACGGGCACCCGCTCAAGACGCTCTACCTCGAAAACAAGGAGATAATGAAGGACGCCGAGATGCTCAACCTCTATGCGAGGACTTTGGCGACTACCAAAGATGAGCGCATGAAAGCTGAAATCCTCGGTGTCTTGGAGGAGATAGTGGGCAACCTCAGAAAGGTCGGCTTCACACACTACAACAGGGAGGAGATGCTCACCTTCCCCTACATTGAGCGCAGGGGTTTGACTGCCATAGCGACGGTTCTCTGGACGAAGCACGACGAAATCAGGTTCATGGTAAAGAGGATTGCTGAGCTTTTGGGGAAGAAGGACGAGATGCCCTGGGAAGAGTTCGTTGAGCGCTTTAAGGAGAAAGCCAGCGAGGTTTCCTTCGCGCTGAGCGATATGGTCTTCAGGGAGAACAACATCTATTATCCAACGCTCAAAGCGTTGCTAAGCGAGGGCGAGTGGAAGGCAATAAGGATGCAGGAGGATGAGATCGGCTATTACAAGGTCAACCCACCCGCCTGGAACCCCGGTGAGGACGTTAAACCGCTCCATCCATGGGAAATCAACCCTGAACTGAGCGTTGAGGAACTTTTGAACCTTCCAAAGGAAGTTCAGCAGGCCCTGAAAGGCCGTCCTCTGGAGTTTGACAAAAGCCAGCTGAAGCGCGAGGGCGACATCGACCTCGGAACGGGCTTCGTTAGCATAGAAGAGCTGAAGGCGATATTCGAGGCCCTTCCGGTTGACGTGACTTTCATCGACAAGGACGACCGCGTTAGGTTCTTCTCTCCTGGAGAGAGGATATTCACAAGGACGCCGTCGGTTCTCGGAAGGCCGGTCCAGCTCTGCCACCCGCCGAAGAGCGTCCATATAGTCAACAAGATACTCAGGGCATTCAAGGAGGGCAGGAAGAGCGAGGCAACGTTCTGGCTCAGGCTCGGGCCGAAGTACGTTTACATAAAATACGTGCCCCTCTTTGACAGGGACGGAAACTACATCGGGACGCTTGAGATGACAATGGACATCGAGCCCTACAGGAAGATTAAGGGTGAGAAGAGACTGCTGGACTGGAGGGACTGA
- a CDS encoding cupin domain-containing protein encodes MKVVGVEEAERVENPHGVDVRKLMDGESAQIFYITLKPGESLKRHTTPVDAFIYVLKGRGIVEVGDERAEVKKGTAVYLPKGVPHAVSNGGSLDMAFLVIKVV; translated from the coding sequence ATGAAGGTTGTTGGGGTTGAAGAGGCCGAGAGGGTTGAAAATCCTCACGGGGTGGACGTGAGAAAGCTGATGGACGGGGAAAGCGCCCAGATATTTTACATAACCCTGAAGCCCGGGGAGAGTCTGAAGAGACATACAACGCCGGTTGATGCGTTCATCTACGTCCTCAAGGGCAGGGGCATCGTGGAGGTCGGTGATGAAAGGGCAGAGGTTAAGAAGGGAACCGCCGTATACCTGCCTAAGGGAGTGCCGCACGCGGTCTCCAACGGGGGGAGCCTCGACATGGCATTCCTCGTTATCAAGGTGGTGTGA
- a CDS encoding M24 family metallopeptidase → MRGDPEVFRKRVERFQELLRENEIDGAVVRTLSSFIYFTGTKWLRPSLLIPSEGEPVVYVVKGEAELFREKSWIENVVEFQRVEDLMAGIVTWIHGNGMTRVGLEFGIERDAYLIFLKIFERLNPTVEIVDILDLTMGLRMIKDEWELDNIRKAGKVAVKGMGVAEEIIKPGLSELEIAAEVVRELMLNGSEDPKVYVSVTPRAHAEPFRDLRVPENGVVTIVIGADWNHYYANMARTFIVGEPGRRVRRAIEVKEEAYRIALEETRVGVALSAVEKRLAEFFREKGFGDAYLAGYTHGVGLLIEEPPITTIVVPQRATKVQENMVLTIIHPPLMIPEGAIKHEDTYIVKKNGLERVT, encoded by the coding sequence ATGAGGGGTGACCCCGAGGTATTTCGAAAACGTGTGGAGCGCTTTCAGGAGCTCCTCAGGGAGAACGAGATAGACGGGGCCGTCGTAAGGACCCTCTCCAGCTTCATATACTTCACCGGAACCAAGTGGCTCAGGCCGAGCCTCCTCATCCCTTCAGAGGGTGAACCGGTAGTTTACGTCGTCAAAGGTGAAGCGGAGCTTTTCCGGGAGAAGAGCTGGATCGAAAACGTCGTGGAGTTCCAGCGAGTTGAGGACCTCATGGCGGGTATAGTAACGTGGATACACGGGAACGGAATGACGAGAGTAGGCCTTGAGTTCGGCATAGAGCGTGACGCCTACCTGATATTCCTCAAGATATTCGAGCGCCTCAATCCCACCGTGGAAATAGTTGACATCCTTGACCTCACCATGGGGCTGAGGATGATAAAGGACGAGTGGGAGCTGGACAACATCAGAAAGGCAGGGAAGGTAGCCGTTAAGGGGATGGGGGTCGCTGAGGAGATTATAAAGCCAGGCCTCAGCGAGCTTGAGATAGCGGCCGAGGTGGTCAGGGAGCTCATGCTCAACGGAAGCGAGGATCCCAAGGTCTACGTTTCCGTGACGCCCAGAGCCCATGCCGAACCGTTCCGCGACCTGAGGGTTCCGGAGAACGGCGTCGTTACCATCGTCATCGGGGCGGACTGGAACCACTACTACGCCAACATGGCGAGAACCTTCATCGTCGGAGAGCCGGGGCGAAGGGTCAGAAGGGCCATCGAAGTCAAGGAAGAGGCCTACAGGATTGCGCTTGAGGAAACCAGGGTTGGCGTTGCATTGAGCGCCGTCGAGAAGAGGCTCGCTGAGTTCTTCAGGGAAAAGGGATTCGGTGATGCTTATCTGGCCGGCTACACCCACGGCGTCGGCCTTCTCATCGAGGAGCCGCCAATAACCACAATAGTCGTCCCCCAGAGGGCCACGAAGGTCCAGGAGAACATGGTTCTGACGATAATACACCCGCCCCTCATGATTCCTGAGGGGGCGATAAAGCACGAGGACACCTACATAGTGAAGAAGAACGGGCTGGAGAGGGTCACCTAA
- a CDS encoding Lrp/AsnC family transcriptional regulator, whose translation MRSNGHLDELDRMILHILQEDGRASYSEIARRLRVPESTVRLRVKKLMERGVVRKFAALINPFKAGYSIVAFIAVDVEPSRVKKAAEELSKLPEVDVLGIATGAHDILMQVTVKDLQELESFLIEKLGRVEGIRSTETSILTSVRKWGYARVF comes from the coding sequence ATGCGGAGTAATGGACATCTTGACGAGCTGGACAGGATGATACTCCACATCCTTCAGGAGGACGGAAGGGCCAGCTACTCGGAGATAGCCAGACGTCTAAGGGTTCCAGAATCGACGGTCAGGCTCCGTGTGAAGAAGCTGATGGAGCGGGGCGTCGTCAGGAAGTTCGCGGCGCTGATAAACCCCTTTAAAGCGGGTTACTCAATCGTTGCTTTTATAGCGGTTGATGTCGAGCCAAGCAGGGTGAAGAAAGCGGCGGAAGAGCTTAGCAAACTGCCGGAGGTGGACGTCCTAGGCATAGCAACCGGGGCGCACGACATACTCATGCAGGTCACGGTAAAAGACCTCCAGGAGCTGGAGAGCTTCCTCATTGAGAAGCTCGGAAGAGTGGAGGGGATAAGGAGCACGGAAACCTCTATCCTGACGAGCGTACGCAAATGGGGCTACGCGAGGGTCTTTTAG
- a CDS encoding leucine/methionine racemase: MEYPKDKGQVLERYSRVFPRSARVTYAPIVGVKARNALVWDIEGREYIDFLSDAAVQNIGHNNPRVVQAIKDQAERLIHFTFIYGFPVEPLLLAEKLAEIAPIESPKVSFGMTGSDANDGAIKFARAYTGRRAILSYLRSYYGATYGAMSITGLDFEVRSVVGELSDVHYIPYPNCYRCPFGKEPKACKMECVSYLKEKFEGEVYAEGTAALFAEPIQGDAGMVVPPDGYFKRVKKILDEHGILLAVDEVQSGMGRTGKWFAIEHFGVRPDIITLAKPLGGGLPISAVIGRGEILDSLPSLGHTFTLSGNPLASRAALAVIEEIEEKDLLRRAEKLGKHTKKRLEEMKKEHELIGDVRGLGLMLGVDLVKDRETKERAYEEARKIVWRAYELGLVLAFLQGNVLRIQPPLTIEEELLEEGLNRLEQAIADVEEGRVPDDVLTKVQGW, translated from the coding sequence ATGGAATATCCTAAGGACAAGGGGCAAGTTCTGGAGCGCTATTCGCGGGTTTTCCCGAGGTCGGCACGCGTTACCTACGCCCCGATAGTCGGGGTGAAAGCCCGAAACGCCCTCGTCTGGGACATCGAGGGCCGGGAGTACATAGACTTCCTGAGCGATGCGGCGGTGCAGAACATCGGTCACAACAACCCCCGTGTTGTCCAAGCAATAAAAGACCAGGCGGAAAGGCTGATCCACTTCACGTTCATCTACGGCTTCCCGGTTGAGCCTCTCCTCCTGGCCGAGAAGCTCGCCGAGATAGCACCGATTGAAAGTCCCAAGGTCAGCTTCGGAATGACGGGGAGCGATGCCAACGACGGTGCAATAAAGTTCGCGAGGGCTTACACAGGTAGGAGAGCGATTTTAAGCTACCTCAGGAGCTACTACGGGGCAACCTACGGTGCTATGAGCATAACTGGACTCGACTTCGAGGTTCGTTCGGTGGTGGGCGAGCTGAGCGACGTTCACTACATTCCCTACCCCAACTGCTACCGCTGTCCCTTCGGGAAGGAGCCAAAGGCCTGCAAAATGGAGTGCGTCTCCTACCTCAAGGAAAAGTTCGAAGGGGAGGTTTACGCGGAGGGAACCGCTGCACTCTTTGCCGAGCCGATACAGGGCGATGCGGGAATGGTCGTCCCACCGGATGGCTACTTCAAAAGAGTGAAGAAAATCCTCGATGAACACGGCATCCTCCTGGCTGTGGACGAGGTTCAGAGCGGAATGGGGAGAACCGGCAAATGGTTCGCAATAGAGCACTTCGGGGTCAGGCCGGACATAATAACCCTCGCAAAGCCCCTCGGCGGTGGACTGCCCATAAGCGCAGTAATCGGCCGGGGAGAGATCCTCGATTCCCTGCCGTCCCTGGGCCACACGTTCACACTGAGCGGCAATCCCCTGGCGAGCAGAGCGGCTTTAGCCGTCATCGAGGAGATTGAGGAGAAGGACCTTCTCAGAAGGGCGGAGAAGCTCGGAAAACACACGAAAAAGAGGCTGGAGGAGATGAAGAAGGAGCACGAGCTCATAGGTGACGTCCGCGGCCTTGGCCTGATGCTCGGCGTTGACCTCGTGAAGGACAGGGAGACCAAGGAGAGGGCCTACGAGGAGGCCAGAAAGATCGTCTGGCGCGCCTACGAGCTGGGTTTAGTTCTTGCGTTCCTCCAGGGCAACGTGCTGAGGATTCAGCCGCCCCTCACGATAGAGGAGGAACTCCTGGAGGAAGGCCTCAACAGGTTGGAACAGGCCATAGCCGATGTTGAGGAGGGCAGGGTTCCGGACGATGTCCTGACGAAGGTTCAGGGCTGGTGA
- a CDS encoding uracil-xanthine permease family protein, producing the protein METLETMKGPVLKVGIEERVEPSKALVFGLQHVLAMFGATVTVPLVVGSAIGLSGSEIALMIQAVLLAMGIATLLQTIIGSRYPIVQGSSFAFIPGLIAIGSSLGMAAVQGALIVGGLIEAAIGWLGIIGKVRKLFTPLVTGVTITLIGFSLADVAVKNFFNFYADPSGGAVVKAALVAMITFLTTVFVALRASGSLKAMPVVVGAVVGYLVSVPLGLVDSGLVKTLPVVSVPTLFPWGSPVFDTTAIILLLFAFMVSIIESVGDYHAIAAVTGSEINEKRIARGIGSEGLACSIAGLLGACGTTSYSENIGVVALTKVGSRYVVQMGAVILILLSLVPKFAGILASMPAPVLGGLTLALYGMISVTGLRLIKERVEFNDRNTLILAASLIAGLGAPQLPPEFLAAFPKIIASILESGMAVGALTAIILERVL; encoded by the coding sequence ATGGAAACCCTTGAAACCATGAAGGGACCTGTACTGAAGGTTGGAATCGAGGAGAGGGTTGAACCTTCAAAGGCTTTGGTTTTTGGCCTTCAGCACGTTCTCGCGATGTTTGGGGCGACGGTCACAGTGCCGCTCGTTGTTGGAAGTGCCATTGGGCTGAGCGGCTCCGAAATTGCCCTCATGATACAGGCAGTTCTGCTGGCGATGGGGATAGCGACTCTCCTCCAGACCATAATAGGGTCGCGCTACCCGATAGTGCAGGGATCGAGCTTCGCCTTTATTCCCGGGCTGATAGCCATAGGTTCCTCCCTGGGAATGGCGGCGGTGCAAGGGGCATTGATAGTCGGCGGCCTAATCGAGGCCGCAATAGGCTGGCTTGGGATAATCGGGAAGGTCAGGAAGCTCTTCACACCGCTGGTCACAGGCGTCACGATAACGCTGATAGGCTTCAGTCTAGCAGATGTTGCTGTAAAGAACTTCTTCAATTTCTATGCCGACCCCTCCGGCGGAGCGGTTGTCAAGGCCGCCCTGGTGGCAATGATAACCTTCCTGACGACCGTCTTCGTGGCCCTCAGGGCGAGTGGGAGCCTGAAGGCGATGCCCGTCGTTGTCGGCGCAGTTGTTGGCTATCTCGTCAGCGTCCCTCTGGGACTGGTGGACTCCGGGCTGGTAAAAACCCTGCCCGTGGTAAGCGTTCCCACACTCTTTCCGTGGGGCAGTCCGGTCTTTGACACAACCGCAATAATCCTGCTCCTCTTCGCATTCATGGTGAGCATCATAGAGAGCGTCGGGGACTACCACGCGATAGCGGCCGTTACGGGCTCCGAGATAAACGAAAAGCGGATAGCGAGGGGAATAGGCAGCGAAGGCCTGGCCTGCTCGATAGCGGGCCTCCTCGGGGCGTGCGGGACGACGAGCTACTCCGAGAACATAGGAGTCGTGGCGCTCACCAAAGTGGGCAGCAGGTACGTGGTGCAGATGGGGGCGGTTATCCTCATACTGCTCTCGCTGGTTCCCAAATTCGCTGGAATACTGGCCTCAATGCCGGCGCCGGTTCTTGGGGGTCTGACCTTGGCCCTGTACGGAATGATCAGCGTCACCGGCTTGAGGCTGATAAAGGAGAGGGTCGAGTTTAACGACAGAAACACCCTTATCCTTGCCGCTTCACTCATAGCCGGTCTCGGCGCGCCCCAGTTGCCCCCGGAGTTCCTGGCGGCCTTCCCGAAGATAATCGCCAGCATCCTGGAGTCGGGGATGGCCGTTGGTGCACTAACGGCGATAATCCTTGAGAGGGTTCTCTGA
- a CDS encoding DUF996 domain-containing protein, giving the protein MSVGVDVSSEKNLGLWGSIIGLVGAFVPYLGSVLALVGFILVLVALKGIGDKVKDDRPFKYYLLAFISAIGVVVIFAIVVFTSLFAFSGFGVIEETHSLVTTPEGETVVMPPHEVQHSSPTFVIAGVFLFFLVVMIVVAYFEMKTWGAMYEITGTKEFNDASTWYKWGAITAIILVGFLLMFIGRIFVILGFSNMPKELEQKGTGDFIVDSPII; this is encoded by the coding sequence GTGTCTGTGGGGGTAGACGTCAGCAGTGAGAAAAATCTTGGACTGTGGGGGTCGATCATAGGCCTCGTCGGTGCCTTCGTCCCGTACCTAGGAAGCGTGCTTGCTCTGGTTGGATTTATTTTGGTGCTGGTCGCGCTCAAAGGGATAGGCGACAAGGTTAAAGATGACAGGCCATTCAAGTACTACCTCCTTGCCTTCATCTCCGCGATAGGGGTGGTTGTTATATTTGCCATCGTGGTCTTCACGAGCCTCTTTGCGTTCAGTGGCTTCGGTGTTATCGAAGAGACGCATTCCCTAGTGACAACACCTGAGGGAGAAACGGTTGTGATGCCTCCCCATGAAGTCCAGCATAGCTCACCTACCTTCGTGATAGCCGGCGTCTTTCTGTTCTTCCTGGTGGTAATGATAGTCGTTGCGTACTTCGAGATGAAGACCTGGGGCGCAATGTACGAGATAACAGGCACCAAAGAGTTTAACGATGCCTCCACCTGGTACAAATGGGGAGCGATAACGGCCATTATTCTCGTGGGATTTTTGCTGATGTTCATAGGCAGGATATTCGTCATACTGGGCTTCTCCAACATGCCAAAGGAGCTGGAACAAAAAGGGACCGGGGATTTTATTGTAGACTCCCCCATAATCTGA
- a CDS encoding DUF996 domain-containing protein: MVELRSERNLGLIGSVLVLVGSFTGIIPYWGMVAGGLSLVGEILVLIALKGLGDKLKDDRPFRYYLYSVIATIGIAVIAIIFMVVGIVAMASTGMTFNETPEQVLGALGIGMIFLGMALILAAVVVGIYYAVKTWRATYELTGVEEFDKTATFIKWGAITAILLVGIVLLFIAAIYQIIAFAKLPEELEGKPQTETINAL; encoded by the coding sequence ATGGTGGAGCTGAGGAGCGAGAGGAATCTCGGGCTTATAGGCTCGGTTCTGGTTCTTGTCGGGAGCTTTACCGGCATCATCCCCTACTGGGGGATGGTGGCTGGAGGTCTATCCCTCGTCGGGGAAATACTCGTGCTGATAGCGCTGAAAGGCCTCGGCGACAAGCTCAAAGACGATAGACCCTTCAGGTACTACCTCTACTCGGTGATAGCCACGATAGGCATAGCGGTCATTGCGATAATCTTCATGGTGGTGGGCATCGTTGCGATGGCAAGCACCGGCATGACGTTCAACGAAACCCCTGAGCAGGTTCTCGGGGCCCTGGGAATAGGGATGATATTTCTCGGTATGGCTCTTATACTGGCCGCAGTCGTGGTCGGCATCTACTACGCTGTAAAGACCTGGAGGGCCACCTATGAGCTAACGGGCGTTGAGGAGTTCGACAAAACTGCAACTTTCATAAAGTGGGGGGCAATAACCGCGATACTCCTCGTGGGAATCGTGCTCCTCTTCATCGCGGCAATCTATCAGATAATAGCCTTTGCAAAGCTGCCAGAGGAACTGGAAGGAAAGCCCCAGACCGAAACTATAAACGCCCTCTGA
- the nuoI gene encoding NADH-quinone oxidoreductase subunit NuoI produces the protein MEVDFKVAPESKIRKKPSYIKPWMGLKYLFKKPVTIKIPQEKTQIAKEYRGLHTLDWKKCVGCNFCGQICPARAIEMTWLEKDGQMEKRPHPKIDYGRCTYCQFCVDVCPTGALGFIETFMITTTWQEEQLEVFDWVPIHPDEFRKYQDEYGDYRFPVEKIEFNKETKEVTYHLRDGTVFKFKILGYGIRPPKKPAAKPAEKKEAEPAEKTEENKE, from the coding sequence ATGGAGGTCGATTTTAAGGTCGCCCCGGAGAGCAAGATCAGGAAGAAGCCGTCCTACATAAAGCCCTGGATGGGGCTGAAGTACCTCTTCAAGAAGCCGGTCACCATAAAGATACCCCAGGAAAAGACCCAGATTGCCAAGGAGTACCGCGGTCTCCACACCCTCGACTGGAAGAAGTGCGTCGGCTGTAACTTCTGCGGCCAGATATGTCCGGCGAGGGCCATAGAGATGACCTGGCTCGAAAAGGACGGCCAGATGGAGAAGAGGCCGCACCCCAAGATAGACTACGGAAGGTGCACCTACTGCCAGTTCTGTGTTGACGTGTGCCCCACCGGAGCCCTGGGCTTCATCGAGACCTTCATGATAACCACCACCTGGCAGGAGGAGCAGCTTGAGGTGTTTGACTGGGTTCCGATACACCCCGACGAGTTCAGGAAGTATCAGGACGAATACGGCGACTACCGCTTCCCGGTCGAGAAGATAGAGTTCAACAAAGAGACCAAGGAAGTTACCTACCACCTCAGGGACGGCACCGTGTTCAAGTTCAAGATACTGGGCTACGGCATAAGACCGCCCAAGAAGCCAGCGGCTAAGCCTGCCGAGAAGAAGGAAGCCGAACCCGCCGAAAAGACCGAGGAGAATAAGGAGTGA
- a CDS encoding NADH-quinone oxidoreductase subunit D, with amino-acid sequence MVSQSELVKEARENGMELLPIDKDTYELFFGPQHMATENYSIILKMDGNRVVKAIANPGFLHRGFEKLAEYRPWYTNIALLLRVCVPEPDVPEVIYSMAVEEILGWEVPDRAQWIRTTVLEMARVSAYLFWTMGMAFKLGVYTAGQWAAAYRERFMALFEQLTGARVYHIYTIPGGVRRDIPSDAWLRRLRDTVEYIKSKLPDFDEILFENYITHRRLEGIGVMDRKFALDEGVTGPNLRATGVPYDVRRVDPYLLYPELDFEVPVLRDGDALARVMVRRFEIEQDLYILEQLLDMGPPSGPYKVEDPRLKNLPRFKVPAGDAFAHVESTKGDFGAYVVSDGKNKPYRLQLRGPSISHGIRVIEQLLVGARIADVPVILVSLDNCPPDIDR; translated from the coding sequence ATGGTTTCACAGAGCGAGCTTGTTAAAGAGGCAAGAGAGAACGGGATGGAGCTGCTTCCAATAGACAAGGACACCTACGAACTGTTCTTCGGGCCCCAGCACATGGCAACCGAGAACTACAGCATAATCCTCAAGATGGACGGCAACAGGGTCGTTAAGGCCATAGCCAACCCCGGCTTCCTCCACAGGGGATTCGAGAAGCTGGCCGAGTACAGACCGTGGTACACGAACATAGCCTTACTGCTTAGAGTCTGTGTTCCCGAGCCCGATGTCCCGGAGGTCATATACTCAATGGCCGTCGAGGAAATACTCGGCTGGGAAGTCCCGGACAGGGCACAGTGGATCAGGACAACCGTCCTTGAGATGGCGAGGGTCTCAGCGTATCTGTTCTGGACGATGGGTATGGCCTTCAAGCTCGGTGTCTACACCGCCGGCCAGTGGGCTGCCGCCTACCGTGAGAGGTTTATGGCGCTCTTCGAACAGCTCACCGGGGCCAGGGTCTACCACATCTACACAATCCCTGGAGGTGTGAGAAGGGATATACCCAGCGACGCCTGGCTGAGGCGCCTCAGGGACACGGTGGAGTACATAAAGAGCAAGCTCCCCGACTTCGACGAGATACTCTTCGAGAACTACATAACCCACCGCAGGCTTGAAGGGATAGGTGTGATGGACAGGAAGTTCGCCCTTGATGAGGGCGTTACCGGGCCCAACCTCCGTGCCACCGGAGTCCCCTACGACGTGAGGCGCGTTGACCCGTACCTCCTCTATCCGGAGCTCGACTTCGAGGTGCCCGTCCTGAGGGACGGAGATGCCCTCGCGAGGGTCATGGTGAGGCGCTTTGAGATAGAGCAGGACCTCTACATACTCGAACAGCTACTCGACATGGGGCCGCCGAGCGGGCCATACAAGGTCGAAGACCCGAGGCTCAAGAACCTGCCGAGGTTCAAGGTTCCGGCCGGGGACGCCTTTGCCCACGTTGAGAGCACAAAGGGTGACTTCGGCGCCTACGTCGTCAGCGACGGAAAGAACAAGCCGTACAGGCTGCAGCTCAGGGGGCCGAGCATATCCCACGGAATCAGGGTCATCGAACAGCTACTCGTCGGAGCGAGAATAGCCGACGTGCCCGTGATACTCGTAAGCCTTGACAACTGCCCACCGGACATAGACAGGTGA